The genomic window tgAGACATCAAAGTGATAGTATGTAATTAGAATGTGTTCATTATTTGTTTTACTGTTTTGGTGTGCATGTTTACAACCAGTGGAGGGTATATGTAAGTAAACGCAGTTTACCCACCTTTATTAATTGCATAACAAGAGACAACATGGGGGCAAAACGGGGGAAAAGTGAATGCTGGGAATCTCTTGACTTTGGAACACTAACTTGTGCCAGCTGTCCACCCGGCTGCATCACTGGTGCAATAGTAATTATAACGTGAAATATGAAATAACTATCATGATATTTACTTTCCAACTTTGAATTAAACATTTATGTGTCTGTACAGGAGAGGGGCTTGACAgtttctggaaggttctattgGAGGGGAAGAACTGTGCAGTGCCAATCCCAACTGAGAGATTTGACTGTTCCCAGTGGTATGACCCTGATGACAACAAAGTGGGGAAATCGCGCACAGCGAAGGCTGCACTTATTGATGGGTATGCATTTTTGCCTTGTTCCTTGCATTCAATAAATAAGAAATACTTTTccattaactaggcaagtcagttaagaacaaattcttatttccaataacggcctaccccggccaaaccctaatgacgctgggccaattctgcgccgcactatgggactcccaatcacagccggttgtgatacagcctagaatcaaacccgggtctctagtgacgcctctagcactgagatgcagtgccttagaccactgcgccatctGGGAGCCCTTAAAATAATTCATGCTTAACTGTAGCAAAAATCATTACAAAAAGTGCATTTGTCCCCAGGATCAACATTGAAACACAGTTCTAGCTACTCTTTCAATTTCCCCCAAAACATCAGTTATAAGATAAGGCATTAAAaaggtcaaatatttttttttaaataatggccTAATTTGTAGAGCAGAATTTGAAAATGCCTGTTTGGATTTGATTAATCAAAATCTCTAATAAAACAGGTTCATGTGCAGCAACCCTACATGTAAAAATGTTGACATTTGGATATTACATCATATTGAGGCGCatctatttattatggcaatTGACATACTTGGTATTAAGATAAGGCATCATCCTAGATACCATTTCTTACCCTATCAttaaagttttaatgtcacatgcgcAAGTACAATGAAATGTCTTTCTTGTAAGCTTCAAACTCAACAacgcagtaatcaatatcaacgtagcactaaaaataacataaggtagaacGCAAAACAAATAGAAATAGGTAGAACACGAGAAAGTAAGAAGCCTTATACAGGGGCAGTTCCAATACCATACTTACAATGTGCAGgcatactggagtgatagaggtagatatagtgttttcagaaaatattcacaccccttgactttttccacatgttgttgtgttacagcctgactttaaaatggattaaatgttttggcactggtctacacacaataccccataatgacaaagtggaattatgtttttcaaaatgttaactaattaaaaatgaaaagatgaaatgtcttgagaCAATAAGTATTTTtgtaatggcaagcctaaataagttcatgaGTAAAAATGTGATTAATAAGTCACTTAAGTTGCAGTGTTTAACCTGATttgtgaatgactacctcatatctgtaccccacacataaggtccctcagtcaagcagtgaattaaaaaaaaaagattaaaccacaaagaccagggaagttttccaatgccttgcaaagaagggcacaaaGAAGGACAACGTAAAGATTCCTTTTTTTGCACATAAGAGAAACACAAACACCATACAATAGAAAATGAGGTCGGGTGAAGATGTGGTAgatgtgttaaaaaaaaataatttaaaagcagacattgaatatccctttgagcatggtggttATTCattgcactttggatggtgtatgaatacacacagtcactacaaagatacaggcatccgtCCGAACTCAGTTGCCGGACAGGAAGGAAGCCGCTCGGGGAGTTcaccatgaggctaatggtgACTTTCAAACAGttccagagtttaatggttgtgataggagaaaactgaggatggatcaacaacattgtagttactccacaatactaacctaattgacagagtaaaaagaaggacgcctgtacagaatacaaatattcttaaacatgcatcctgtttgcaacaaggcactaaagtaatactgcaaacaaCGTGGCTAAGCAATTCACTCTTTGTCCTGAGTACAAAGTGTCGtgtttggtgcaaatccaatacaacacattactgagtactatCCATATTTTCATACATAGCGGTGgctgaatcatgttatgggttTGTTTGAAATTgttaaagactggggagtttttcaggatagaaAATAAACGAaatggagctaaacacaggcagaatcctagaggaaaacctagttcagtttgctttccaccagacactgggggaTTAAttcaccttccagtaggacaTTAACCTAAAGCACATGGCCAAATCTAcaccggagttgcttaccaagaagacagtgaatgtccggaagtggcagagttacagttttgacaaaaatctacttgaaaatctatggcaaaacctgCAAATGGTTTTCTAgctatgatcaacaaccaatttgacagagtttgaatAATTTTTAAAAGACTAATggacaaatattgcacaatccaggtgtggaaagctcttagagactcacacAGAAAGACTCAtatctgtaatcactgccaaaggtgtttctacaaaGTAATGACTCTAGGGATCATCATCGtcggtaatcaagcctaccaccgtcgtgtcgtcagcaaacttgatgatggtgttgcagTCATGTGTGGCCACGTAGTtcttggtgaacagggagtacaggaggggactaagcacacacccctgtggggcccagtgttgagggtcagcggaggtgatgttgcctaccctcaccacctggggttggccgatcacaaagtccaggatccagttgcagaagatGTTGTTCAGTCCCAGGGGCCTAAGTTaggtgacgagcttggaggggacaataGCGTTGAACCCTAAACTGTAGTaattgaacagcattctcacataggtattccttttatcTACGTGGgtgaaggcagtgtggagtgcaattgagaatGCATCGTctatctgttggggtggtatgcaaattggaatgggtctaggatGATGTAGTTGATGTgtgtcataaccagcctttcaaagcacttcattattACGGATGTGAGTTTTACCgggtggtagtcattgtggcattAAGCCTTAGAGATCTTGGAAACAGAAATGATGGTAGTAATTTTACAGACTGGGTGAGGTTGAAAATTACCATGAATATGCCAGCCAGctgatctgcgcatgctctgagaacacgCCCTGGAATATCGTCTGGATCCCTCACGCATGATACAGTGTTTTTATTGTTGAAGCCagcataaaatgcattgagttcaTCTGGAAGAGAGGCATCATTGAGCAGATCAGGGCTGGGTTTTCGtttgtaatccgtaatggactgtagcccctgTCACATGCGGCGGGCGTCAGAGCCTGTGTAGTATGATTCCACTACATTCCTATATTGTCATTTTGCTCGTTTGATGACTCTGCAAAGGTCGTAGCAGGACATCTTGTACTTGTTCCTGTCTTCAGCCATAGCATCAGGGTTGTCTGCGATAGCTCTGTGTCCGGTAGCCCTGTCATTTAGTTTAGCGCAAACCTTGGTGTTAATgcagggcttttgattggggaagcagggaaccttcactgtggggacaacgttgcCGATGCATTTCTTTATGAAACCGGTAACCGAGGTGGTTAGCTCGTCGACGTTATCGGTGGAGTCTctgaacatattccaatcagcgCTAGCCAAGCAGTCCCGTAGCATAATCTTTGATTCGGGTGGCCATTTCTCATAGGAGAAAGTCACATAAAATGACTTGTTGTTTGAGcttctgcttgtaaacaggaagcagaaGTACGGAGTAATGATCTTATTTGCCGAATGGCGGACAAGagagggccttgtatgcttgcttgtgggtaGAGTAACAGTGGTCTAGGACTTTATCGGCCCTAGTGGCAAAGGAGAGGTGTGGATGGAAGTTGGGAATCACATGTCTTAATTATACGGAATAATAATGGAAGAAATGCAGCCTTCGGATGTAAGTTTTCCCGCTTGTTTTAGCCTCGTACAGTTCGCTAAGTGCCAGCTTGTTATATTTGTTGTCCTGAGGTGGAATGTATACAACAGTCACGATAACAGCTGAGAACTCCATAATTTCTGCAGTGGCAGTGGCTGACTCAATGCTTCCAGCGCCTCAGGGTATTTATGTGTGTCTCGGGGTTTGGGTTCTGTTATGTTAGCATAAAGACACATTTCCATTCTCTGTAAATTCATAGACAATAAAATACATCTTATCTTATATGCTTACTAAGGGACCTTGACTTAATACATCTTTGGTTAGGAAATTATATTATCAGAAGTAGGTAGCAGTGGCTAGTCCCAAATTGGTTAGCAATCTGTCACCAGAGACTTAAATCAAACTAACTTTGCATTTCCAATAATTTTCGCAGGTTCAATCTGTTTGATCACAAGTTCTTTGGCATCACTGAAACAGAAGTGGAGCAAATGGATCCCCAGCAAAAATACCTTCTTCAGTGTACATACAGGGCTCTAGAAAATGCAGGGATACCAATGGAGAAGGCCAATGGGACCAGGACAGGGGTGTTTTTGGGTAAGGTGAACAATATTCTGTTCTCTTATACAACTGGCATTTAGTCATTTTAAAAGTAAATCACACTCTTATaagaaagggttccaaaaggtttctttggctgtccccataggagaaccctttttggttccaggtagaactcttttctcctatggggacagccaaataatgTCACGGGGTGCGTACTGGCTGCAGAGAGCaaaaactgatttacaacggtGTCGTTTAATAAACATAAAAACCACCGTAAACAGAACAATCAATgaatgggtcaaacaaaacccggtaTCCACCAGCATAACGTACACAAGCACTACAAGAAACaattccggacaaggacatgggggaaacagagggttaaatacacaacatgtaattggcGGAATTGAAATCAGGTGTtagggaagacaagacaaaagaaatggaaaataaaaggtggattggcgatggctagaaggccggtgacgtcgaccgccaccCGAAccaggagagggaccgacttcggcggaagtcgtgacaaataATCCTTTTAGGTTCTAGCATATTTTGTTTTATAAGAGTGTAGTTACAATAATTGTAATGTTTAGTATTGCTACTATGAACCACGGTCATTATATGCTCAATAATAACATTTGGAAGTAATATGTAAATCATGAATTATCATGGCAACTATAGTAATAGTAATTACACCAACACTACCAATCAAaagcttggggtcacttagaaatgtccttgttttcgaaagaaaagcaaattttttgtccattaaaatagcatcaaattgattagaaatacagtttagacattgttaatgttgtaaatgactattgtagctggaaacggcatgttttttatggaatatctacatagtcgTAAATGCTCAGATtgtgccccggtgcacaactgagccagaggacatgtacattagagtgtctagtttgagaaacagacgcctcacaagtcctcaactggcagcttcattaaatagtacccgcaaaacacctgtctcaatgtcagcagtgaagaggtgctggccttctaggcagagttcctttgtccagtgtctgtgttattttgcccaccttaatattttcttttgattagccagtctgagatatagctttgtctttgcaactctgcctagaagggcagcatcccggagtcgcctcttcactgttgatgttgagactggtgttttgcgggtactatttaatgaagctgccagttgaggacttgtgaggcgtctgtttctcaaactagacactccaatgtacttgtcctcttactcagttgtgcaccggtgcctcccactcctctttctattctggttggaGCCAGTTGGCGCTGTTCtgcgaagggagtagtacacagcgttgtactagATCTTCAgtctcttggcaatttctcgcatggaatagccttcatttctcagaacaagaatagactgacgagtttcagaagaaagtactttgtttctggccattttgagcctgtaatcgaacccacaaacgctgattctccagatactcaactagtctaaagaaggacagttttattgcttctttaatcaaatcAACAGTTTTCAGGTAACATAATTgcataatgatcaattagccttttaaaatgataaacttggattagctaacacaacgtgccattggaacacaggagtgatggttgctgataatgggcctctgtacgcctatatagatatttcataaaaaatctgccgtttccagctacaatagtcatttacaatattaacaatgtcgacgctgtatttctgatcaatgttatgttattttaatggattttttattttatttttttaaacaaggacatttctaagtgaccccaaccttttgaatggtagtgtgtatTTTCATACTTTTAAGACAGAACaataatatttttatttaactgttTGTTGTACACAAAAAAACAATCATGCAAACACCAAAAGTCAACACTGCATTATGTGACATGCACAAGCATTAACATAATTTTAATTTTATGTTTCCATTTAGAAAAATATTCAAATGTAATGTTATTCTTTTCAACAAACTGTAACAAAGTATGTCTATTTTCATTGAAGGGCTAATGAACAGAGATTATGAACAATCTGCCGGAAGTGTCAACCCAAATATAATCAACCACTGCACCGGCACTGGACTAGCTATGAGTTTAGCTTCCAACCGAGTCTCCTACGTCTTCAACTTCACTGGACCCTCAATGTCAATTGACAGTGCCTGCTCTTCATCCCTTGTTGCACTTCATTTTGCTTGTCAAGCCATAAGACAAGGTTGGTAAAGTGTCATATTTACATTGCACGTGCATGGAACCTTTTCTCAATAAAATTATACCTGACATAATTCAACACTAAAAGAACATGGTCGGTATCTCATTACAAATTATAAACCGGGGAGTTTGGGTCCTGGATGCGCTGACTGTCTGAAAcagcatttcagccgtgcgtaaatcagacaatataccacgggtatgagtCAAAAATAATTATTTACTGTTCTTTTTATGTTAGTGGCAATAAGCCACTttggatttttttaaatatatggccaatataccacggctaagggctatattcaggcactctgcgttgcgtcgtgcattagaacagcccttagccgtgctatattggccatataccacaccccctcatgccttattgcttaaatataccataACCTCTTGGGCCTTGTTGCTTAAATATAATCTGGGGTATTTTATATGCTTTAATTTATCAGGTGATTGCGAGATGGCCCTTTGTGGTGGTGTCAGCTGTATCATACAACCACGAGTCTTTGTCGCTCTCAGCAAAGCAAAGATGATTTCCCCTGAAGGCACAAGCAAACCTTTCTCCAGCAGAGCAGATGGCTATGGCAGAGGAGAGGGTTGCGGGGTTATTCTGCTGAAGCCACTGAAACAAGTAAATATCTTATGTTTAACTGTCACAAAATCGCTGTCAATGTTTCTGACAGGCTACACATGATATTTCACACTGATTATGTATTAATTACCCAGGCTCTCAAAGAAAATGACCATGTATGGGGCATCATAAGAAAAACTGCTGTAAACCAAGATGGCCGCACAGTCACTCCAATCACCAAGCCATCCATGGTCCAGCAAGAGGAGCTGCTCCGCAGAATCTATTCACAGTCTGACCTGTCATCTGTCCAGTACATAGAGGCTCATGGGACTGGAACTCCAGTGGGGGATCCCATAGAAGCAGGCAGCATCTCCAAAGTCATTGCCAAAGCCAGACCTCCAGGTTCAGAAACACTCCGCATCGGCTCTGTGAAAGGCAACATTGGACACACAGAATCTGCAGCTGGAGTGGCAGGTCTAATCAAGGTACTCCTAATGATGAAGCATGAAATCATTGTCCCTTCACTGTTCTACTCTGAGGACAGTGCCAGTATAGACGCTAAAGCCTTAAATGTAAAGGTTCCCACTGAAGCAGAAAAGTGGGGAGATTCTGTTGAAAGGGTTGCAGGGATAAATAACTTTGGTTTTGGAGGAACAAATGCACATGTTATTGTCAAGCAACACAAGCAGTCACAGGTTTCTAGAAAGAGTGGTAGAAAATCACACAAGTATTTTGTCCTCTCTGCGAGTTCTGAAAAGTCTATCAGTATGATGATGGAGGACACAATTAAACAGATAGACAAAGACAACAAAGTTGATTTAGAAGCTCTTGCATACACATCTGCTTGCAGGAGAAGTCACTTAAAACACAAATACAAGAAGGCTTTCAGAACTTCCTCTCTGGTTGATCTAAAAGATCAACTCAAGTCTTCCCTGAGTAAAACTCCCTACCCCTCATACTCAGATCCAAGGTTAGTATTTGTCTTTTGTGGTAATGGTGTGACCTACCAAGGTATGTGCAAGGAGCTCCTGAAACATGAGCCTGTGTTCAGAGAGAAGATCAGGGAGGTGGAGATGCTTTTCCAAATGTTCAATAACATGAGCATCTTAGAGAGACTTGAGAGTGAGTCTGAGAGTAAGGACTTTTCAAACCCAGATGTTGTCCAGCCCCTCCTCTTTGCCATTCAGGTTGGCATTGCCAGTCTCTTCAAGCACTGGGGCATCAAACCAGATGCCATTCTTGGCCACTCTGTTGGAGAGGTTGCTGCTGCCCACTGCTCTGGTCTGTTGTCCCTTGAGGATGCAGTGAAGGTGATCTATTTCCGCAGTACTCTGCAGAGTAAGGTAACAGGAGGGAAAATGCTTGTGGTCAGTAACATGGCCGTGTCAGAGGTCTTGAACCTCCTTCCCCCCTACTTAAATAAGGTTTGCCTGGCTGCCTCCAACAGCCCACAGTCCTGCACCCTTGCAGGTGATGCTGATGCTATAGACAGTCTCCATCAAAAGCTAAGCAGTTCAGTCAAGAGTAAGAATCTGTTCCTCCATGTTCTGGATGTCCCTGCTGCATACCACAGCCAGATGATGGATCCCATCCTCTCTCAAATAGAGGACAGTATTGGTTCTTTACAGGTGAATCATGTTGAGACAGAATTGTTCTCCACAGTGACAGGGAAGGAGGTAGAGCAGCCAGATTTCAGCGCAGGCAAATACTGGGCTAGGAACATTCGAGAGCCTGTTTCATTTGAACAGGCAGTGAGATCAGCAACCAAAGACAAAAATAATGTGGTCTTTGTAGAGATAGGCCCTAGAAGGGCTCTACAAAGGAACATCCAGGAGACTCTGGGAAATGACACCATAGTTATGTCCTCAGTGCAGCCAGAAAAAGATCATGAGACAATGCTGACCACTGTATCCAAACTGTTTGAGTCTGGGGTTCAGATCGACTGGGATCAATTCTACAGAGGCTGTGAGGCATTACCAACACATTTCCCTGTGTATCAGTTTGATTCCACTCAGAGAGATGTTATCATTCCTGCATCAAAAATAAATACAGCAGGTACTCATCCTGTGCTAACTCAGACAGGAAGTGAGGGCAATAGCTTTAGCTGTGATTTGTTTTCTGACTCAGTATCTTACTTGCATGAGCATAAACACAATGGTGTTGCCATTGTCCCTGGTGCTTTCTATACTGAGTTGGGTTTGTCTGCTTTCATGTTAAGTGCCAAACCAAAAGTGCCACTCAACACACTGCAAATCAGCATCAGCTTTCAAAGTCCATTTGTTTTCACCAAAAATGCACCAGAGATGAAAGTGCAACTTGAACCAGCAGAAGATGAGACACATATTAAGATACATTCTTCCTCTTCAACCTATGCATCAGGCACAATAGTGTGCAAGCAAGAAAGACTAGTCGAAGAGCAGAACATTTCGCTAAGCTCTATCCACAAAAGGTGCAAGTCAGTGGTGAGCTCTGAGGAGTTTTACAACATAGGTCATGGTGGGTTTCAGTATGGCACTGTTTTCCAGAACAAGGGTGATGTACACTATGGTGAAGAGCTTAAGGAGGCTTTTTCAGTTGTCACAGTTCCAGAGGAATTGCTGTCTCAGTTGCATGACTACTGTATTCACCCTGTAGTTCTAGACTTCCTGATGCAACTCGCTCCTGTTACAGTAGCACACGGATTCTCTTCCAGGCCTGGGTTTCCTGCCAAAATAGGCAGCTTGACAGTCTTTGAACCTCTGCAACCGGAAATGATTGTTTATGTGAGAGCAATTGATGTTGGAGTTGATCACTTTGAAGTATGTGGTTGCTTCACAGACAAAGAGGGAAGAATATTGGTTGAGCTTAAGCATGTGATGATCAAGTACCTTGGGAGCCATTCTCGTGTTGTTGAGGAATACTTCTTCCACAATGACTTCAGGGTTGTCTCTGAGGACATCAAGTCCTCTCAGGCACGAAAGGCCTTGGTCTTTTCTGACCAGGTAGGAGTTTCCAAAGCCATGCAGCCACACTTGAGCTCAATGTCTAAATACATTCCCTTTGCACATGCTAAGGAGTTCTTAAACCATGGATTTCCCACACTTCTGGCAAACCTTAATATCTCAGATATCAAGAAAAACTTTGAAGAGGTCTTGTTTATGTGGGGTGAGGAAGAACTCACTTCAGTCAAAACCGAGACTGTTCTGGAGAATATAGTAAATTGCTGTGAGATTTTCCGTCAACTAGTCCTGGAACTAAGGGCGAGTAATTTTCCAAACTCCATCAGAGTAATTACTTACCGATCGGCAGAGAACACAGTAGACCGCATCAGCCCAGGCTTTGCCCTCTCAGGCATGACTAGAGCATGCGCTGCAGAAATGGCAGATCTTTCCTTCCAGCTGATTGACATCAGCTCTGTCTCTACAGAGGACATCAGAGCTCTGTCTGAGGTCTTAAAGTCATACCCTTGCAGCAAATACCAGGAGTTGGTTGTGAAAGATGGGCTGATTTTTAAATCTGATATTGTGCATACTCCCATGGAAAGCATTGAGAGCTCTGGGGGAAGTATGTCTTCTTCAATGTCCGAGGCATGTATCTTTCAGACGGCTGACCCCTACAGAATGACTAGCTTGTCTGCCATTAGCTGTGAGGTCAAGAAAAAGGACATCCAGCAGAAATCAGTTGAGATTCAGCTCAGTAAGATATCTGTTCATTCCTCAGACTACTTTCCTGTCAGTGTCTCTGATCTGCACTTTGGCAAGACAATTTACTGGAACAAACACACATCCCAGAACCATCAGCTTTTGGCCCTTGACTTCAGTGGCACTGTCACAGCTGTCGGGAAAGATGTGAGCAAACTGAAAGTGGGAGACCATGTTGTCTCATGCTACCCTGTTCTTGCATCCTCTGCGATCATGGTTCCTGAAGAAGCATGCTACAAAACAAAGAGGCTCCCATTTCTAAAGGAGGCTCCTTGTGTGTCCTACTTTGTGCTGGCATGGGAAATATTGTACAAAGCGTTAACTAGAGTCAAAGAACAGAGAAGGTTGGGGATCATCTCCTCTGTTCCTGATTCTGGTCTGCTCAAGGTTTTAGCCCAAACAGCAAACAAATCAGGATGGAATGTCATTGTAGGGACACAGTGCAATGGGCTGTTTGTAAATGCTGATAAAATGGATGCATTTGTCCTCCTTCCGCCATTTGACGAATCTCTGTTGGCAAAAGCAGGCAATTTCCCTGGTGTTAGACACATTCTCATTGTCTGTGAATCCCAGTCCCAATGCTTGCTGGCACAGAGTGTTTTCCAAAATGTGAAGGATAGTGTTCGAATGCAAACTCTTCAAATGTCCAGCATCATACAAAGGGGATCACTCATTGCCCAGAAGCCACACATTTATCGTTGGCTCAAGTCCATGCATTTGGACAGGAAGTCATTTGTTCTAGAACACTCTACCTTTCAAAGGTTGACATCAGGAAGCATCGACTTCTTGCCTGTTGAGGAGTCTGAATCGTATTTTAGCTCAAAGACCGTGCCTGTTGTGGCACTAGGTAAAGATGATTCCAGAGGCACACTGTCCAAAATTCCTTTGTTGCCTAAACCAAATCAGCTTTTCCAAAAGAATTCTATGTACATTGTCACAGGTGGCCTCACTGGGCTGGGATTTGAAACTGTGAAATTCATTTCTCAGAAAGGTGGAGAGTACATTGTCATACTCTCCAGAAGTAGCCCCACACCTGACATACAGCAGGAGATCTGCAATCTGGAGAAGCAATACGGTGCCCATATCATATGTATGGGATGTGATGTCTCGGTCTCTGAGCATGTG from Oncorhynchus mykiss isolate Arlee chromosome 15, USDA_OmykA_1.1, whole genome shotgun sequence includes these protein-coding regions:
- the LOC110489817 gene encoding probable polyketide synthase 1 isoform X3 codes for the protein MTLMTTKWGNRAQRRLHLLMGLMNRDYEQSAGSVNPNIINHCTGTGLAMSLASNRVSYVFNFTGPSMSIDSACSSSLVALHFACQAIRQGDCEMALCGGVSCIIQPRVFVALSKAKMISPEGTSKPFSSRADGYGRGEGCGVILLKPLKQALKENDHVWGIIRKTAVNQDGRTVTPITKPSMVQQEELLRRIYSQSDLSSVQYIEAHGTGTPVGDPIEAGSISKVIAKARPPGSETLRIGSVKGNIGHTESAAGVAGLIKVLLMMKHEIIVPSLFYSEDSASIDAKALNVKVPTEAEKWGDSVERVAGINNFGFGGTNAHVIVKQHKQSQVSRKSGRKSHKYFVLSASSEKSISMMMEDTIKQIDKDNKVDLEALAYTSACRRSHLKHKYKKAFRTSSLVDLKDQLKSSLSKTPYPSYSDPRLVFVFCGNGVTYQGMCKELLKHEPVFREKIREVEMLFQMFNNMSILERLESESESKDFSNPDVVQPLLFAIQVGIASLFKHWGIKPDAILGHSVGEVAAAHCSGLLSLEDAVKVIYFRSTLQSKVTGGKMLVVSNMAVSEVLNLLPPYLNKVCLAASNSPQSCTLAGDADAIDSLHQKLSSSVKSKNLFLHVLDVPAAYHSQMMDPILSQIEDSIGSLQVNHVETELFSTVTGKEVEQPDFSAGKYWARNIREPVSFEQAVRSATKDKNNVVFVEIGPRRALQRNIQETLGNDTIVMSSVQPEKDHETMLTTVSKLFESGVQIDWDQFYRGCEALPTHFPVYQFDSTQRDVIIPASKINTAGTHPVLTQTGSEGNSFSCDLFSDSVSYLHEHKHNGVAIVPGAFYTELGLSAFMLSAKPKVPLNTLQISISFQSPFVFTKNAPEMKVQLEPAEDETHIKIHSSSSTYASGTIVCKQERLVEEQNISLSSIHKRCKSVVSSEEFYNIGHGGFQYGTVFQNKGDVHYGEELKEAFSVVTVPEELLSQLHDYCIHPVVLDFLMQLAPVTVAHGFSSRPGFPAKIGSLTVFEPLQPEMIVYVRAIDVGVDHFEVCGCFTDKEGRILVELKHVMIKYLGSHSRVVEEYFFHNDFRVVSEDIKSSQARKALVFSDQVGVSKAMQPHLSSMSKYIPFAHAKEFLNHGFPTLLANLNISDIKKNFEEVLFMWGEEELTSVKTETVLENIVNCCEIFRQLVLELRASNFPNSIRVITYRSAENTVDRISPGFALSGMTRACAAEMADLSFQLIDISSVSTEDIRALSEVLKSYPCSKYQELVVKDGLIFKSDIVHTPMESIESSGGSMSSSMSEACIFQTADPYRMTSLSAISCEVKKKDIQQKSVEIQLSKISVHSSDYFPVSVSDLHFGKTIYWNKHTSQNHQLLALDFSGTVTAVGKDVSKLKVGDHVVSCYPVLASSAIMVPEEACYKTKRLPFLKEAPCVSYFVLAWEILYKALTRVKEQRRLGIISSVPDSGLLKVLAQTANKSGWNVIVGTQCNGLFVNADKMDAFVLLPPFDESLLAKAGNFPGVRHILIVCESQSQCLLAQSVFQNVKDSVRMQTLQMSSIIQRGSLIAQKPHIYRWLKSMHLDRKSFVLEHSTFQRLTSGSIDFLPVEESESYFSSKTVPVVALGKDDSRGTLSKIPLLPKPNQLFQKNSMYIVTGGLTGLGFETVKFISQKGGEYIVILSRSSPTPDIQQEICNLEKQYGAHIICMGCDVSVSEHVLRAIGLIGKKFPSCPIRGVFHSAVVLHDGLIESLDKSLYEKVLKPKVNGALNLHHATKHCKLDYFVCYSSVAAFIGNVSQTNYAAANSFLDIFCHYRRNIGLAGQSINWGPLNLGLLLNKDHFQRFLEAKGLMVMDVTEIRESLEQCLQLNKPQQAICKFNFKNMKYNVMSQNASLTMRMTALVEEAMQKDKLKESRSGHNAASSSPSGYIRSVLSETIGVDKNELNDDSPLSALGIDSMLAMTLQNLIFQERGVNVPLVQLLDPNSTLSTLISNLMEGTEGESQNDDQKEGMIDDMFTRL